The following coding sequences are from one Longimicrobiales bacterium window:
- a CDS encoding MBL fold metallo-hydrolase: MANRLAPLGLALSVSIAACGADFAPSADVPDSVELPADQMVRTADPYARGYTDDDFPRIQELAAGVYSYEQLRSAGDEKFTTVSLFVVSSEGVLVADGQGSVEETQRMIDAIAEITDQPITKVVVNSDHGDHTAGNSAFPVDVQYYAHPWSIEVVGSAVRDGAETPLWVQTAEPVEDRTVFEMGRTSVEIHFLGRAHTGGDLVLYLPEEKIMFMSEAYLHRVFPAMRTAYPSEWVDMIETAQVMDVDIYVPGHGFVDHPTVLADELEVFQGAIRLVIQQAEMLYEEGFGLADAQNQAQFGDLEGWSLRSSQGDRALQQVYAELDGELPGGNR, from the coding sequence ATGGCGAACCGGCTCGCGCCACTCGGTCTAGCTCTCTCCGTCTCCATCGCAGCCTGCGGCGCTGACTTCGCCCCCTCGGCGGACGTTCCCGACAGTGTCGAACTGCCGGCCGATCAGATGGTACGCACCGCGGATCCCTATGCACGTGGCTACACAGACGACGACTTTCCTCGCATTCAGGAGCTCGCCGCAGGTGTGTACTCCTACGAGCAGCTTCGCTCGGCGGGAGACGAGAAGTTCACCACCGTGAGCCTGTTCGTGGTCTCAAGTGAGGGCGTGCTCGTCGCCGACGGCCAGGGGAGTGTCGAGGAGACGCAACGGATGATCGACGCGATCGCTGAGATCACCGACCAGCCAATTACAAAGGTGGTCGTGAACTCCGACCACGGTGACCACACTGCAGGCAACTCGGCCTTTCCTGTCGACGTGCAGTACTACGCCCATCCCTGGTCGATCGAAGTCGTAGGCAGCGCCGTCCGCGACGGTGCGGAAACGCCACTGTGGGTGCAGACCGCCGAGCCCGTCGAAGACAGAACTGTCTTCGAGATGGGGCGCACCTCGGTGGAGATTCACTTCCTCGGCCGGGCACACACGGGCGGAGATCTGGTGCTATACCTGCCGGAGGAGAAGATCATGTTCATGAGCGAGGCCTATCTGCACCGGGTCTTCCCTGCCATGCGGACGGCCTACCCGTCCGAATGGGTCGACATGATCGAGACCGCTCAGGTAATGGACGTCGACATCTACGTCCCCGGACACGGATTCGTCGACCATCCGACGGTGCTTGCCGACGAACTCGAAGTGTTCCAAGGGGCGATTCGTCTGGTTATCCAGCAGGCAGAGATGCTCTACGAAGAGGGCTTTGGCCTCGCGGACGCACAGAATCAGGCTCAGTTCGGTGACCTTGAAGGCTGGTCTCTGCGCTCGAGCCAGGGGGACCGAGCTCTTCAGCAGGTATACGCAGAGCTTGATGGCGAGCTCCCGGGAGGCAACCGGTGA
- a CDS encoding creatininase family protein, which translates to MNNIRPFVTLFVVAAFAMPLAGQVAFEDEIVMERPMSALNTIWLEEMTWLEIRDAMADGARTAIVSTGGIEQNGPYVAMGKHNYVLKAACEGIARKLGDALCAPIIKLVPEGDLNPPTGHMRYPGTLTVRQETFEAMLEDVGRSLDQHGFDWIIYIGDSGGNQTGMEAVASRLNAEWGSNKALFIGEFYDNAGVQKHMKDTFGIVEESQGWHDNYWLTAMQASVDPETVRYEQRVRAGNASINGVSLTPLGNTIAVGEELLKWRIDQTVRVIQSRKGM; encoded by the coding sequence ATGAACAACATCCGCCCTTTTGTCACCCTCTTCGTGGTGGCGGCGTTCGCCATGCCCTTGGCTGGTCAGGTGGCATTTGAAGACGAGATCGTCATGGAGCGGCCAATGTCCGCTCTGAATACGATTTGGCTGGAAGAGATGACGTGGCTCGAGATCAGGGATGCGATGGCAGACGGAGCCCGCACCGCGATCGTCTCGACAGGGGGGATCGAACAAAACGGACCCTACGTCGCGATGGGGAAGCACAACTATGTGCTCAAGGCGGCTTGTGAGGGCATCGCTCGCAAACTTGGCGACGCGCTGTGCGCCCCGATCATCAAATTGGTCCCCGAGGGCGACCTGAATCCTCCGACCGGGCACATGCGGTATCCGGGGACGCTTACGGTCCGTCAGGAGACATTCGAGGCGATGCTCGAGGATGTCGGAAGAAGCCTCGATCAACATGGCTTCGACTGGATCATCTACATCGGAGACAGCGGTGGGAACCAGACCGGCATGGAGGCGGTCGCCTCACGACTGAATGCCGAGTGGGGTTCAAACAAGGCACTCTTCATTGGGGAGTTCTACGACAATGCCGGCGTGCAGAAGCACATGAAGGACACCTTCGGCATCGTCGAGGAGAGCCAAGGCTGGCACGACAACTACTGGCTGACCGCGATGCAGGCGAGTGTCGATCCGGAGACCGTGCGCTACGAGCAGCGGGTTCGGGCCGGTAACGCCTCGATCAACGGGGTGTCGCTGACACCGCTCGGGAATACGATCGCTGTCGGTGAAGAGCTTCTCAAGTGGAGAATTGATCAGACGGTTCGAGTCATTCAGTCCCGAAAAGGCATGTAG